One region of Quercus lobata isolate SW786 chromosome 2, ValleyOak3.0 Primary Assembly, whole genome shotgun sequence genomic DNA includes:
- the LOC115976436 gene encoding putative fasciclin-like arabinogalactan protein 20 encodes MDLKELHMLTLLLFSLTLLSLSSSSSSTLTYSGTFSNAAKTLLDSDSDYLSMALTLELVSNTLNLDSPTATIFAPSDPAFVHSGQLPLLLVQYHILPIRLSAEAMKALPSGTSIPTLLPNCSLIVTASHSDGKVLINNVMIDVKAVYDDGSVIIYGIDEFLNSSFQIAPDLPIPGPTIPTERNSSSEVESFGLVSDIIRSRGYSIMAAFLDAQLAGPKDQTSLTIFAPVDVAIQEHARNVSDYMLIFRQHVVPRLLSWLDLIKLEDGTVLPTFLKGFEINVTVSSDVPEFNGVPVIFQNLYQSRGLVVHGLNHLLTLSANQVSLGDSSSDGKVDQNPLDHGDYH; translated from the coding sequence ATGGATCTCAAGGAATTACACATGCTGACCTtacttctcttctctctcaccctcctttctctctcctcttcctcctcctccactCTCACGTATTCTGGAACCTTTTCTAATGCTGCCAAGACCCTTTTGGACTCAGACTCAGACTATCTCTCAATGGCACTAACTCTTGAACTTGTCTCCAATACCCTGAATCTTGATTCACCAACTGCCACCATATTTGCTCCTTCAGACCCTGCCTTTGTCCACTCAGGCCAACTGCCTCTTCTTTTAGTTCAATACCACATCTTGCCAATAAGACTCTCTGCAGAAGCCATGAAGGCTCTTCCTTCTGGCACAAGCATACCAACCCTGTTGCCTAATTGCTCGCTCATTGTTACTGCCTCACATTCTGATGGAAAAGTATTGATTAACAACGTTATGATTGATGTAAAGGCCGTGTACGATGATGGGTCAGTGATTATATATGGAATTGACGAGTTCTTGAATTCATCTTTCCAGATTGCTCCTGATTTGCCAATTCCTGGTCCAACCATACCAACTGAACGTAACAGTTCATCTGAAGTTGAATCTTTTGGTTTGGTTTCGGATATAATAAGGTCCAGAGGTTATTCTATAATGGCTGCATTCCTTGATGCACAACTGGCAGGGCCTAAGGATCAGACAAGTTTAACAATCTTTGCACCGGTTGATGTAGCAATTCAAGAACACGCAAGGAATGTTAGCGATTACATGTTAATTTTTCGGCAGCATGTTGTTCCAAGATTGTTGTCATGGCTGGATTTAATCAAGCTTGAAGATGGAACTGTGTTGCCAACTTTCCTGAAAGGGTTTGAGATCAATGTGACTGTTTCTAGTGATGTTCCTGAGTTTAACGGTGTTCCAGTGATCTTTCAAAATTTGTATCAAAGTCGTGGGCTTGTGGTGCATGGCCTCAATCATTTGCTTACTTTATCAGCAAATCAAGTGTCGCTTGGAGATTCTTCCTCGGATGGAAAAGTTGATCAAAATCCACTCGATCATGGTGATTATCACTGA